The following nucleotide sequence is from Citrus sinensis cultivar Valencia sweet orange chromosome 6, DVS_A1.0, whole genome shotgun sequence.
ATATTAACATGCCAACCTGGCCGACATCTGCACATAGAAAGTAGGAAGGTCTCTCTGCATCAAAGCTGCATCGCCAAGGATTTCTGAATCCTAAGGCCCAAATCTCAGGCTGCAATTGCTTATCTTCAGAATATGGATTATCTGCAGGGATAGAATAGTTTCCCCATAATCCAAGGTCACTAATTTCTTTAGCACCTGCAAACAttcataaataagaaaatttgttcTGGAGTTGCTTAACTAAGAAAGGAGTGATTGAACAGAGGTAAGAATCCAAACACCGTACTTACTTGGTATCTTATCCACATCGAGTCTCATTATTTTTCCGAGCAAGGATTTCTTgttttgtgaaaaattataaggaTCACCTCTGCCTTCACCATCTCCCACCATGAAGTATAAATGACCATCTTCAGGTCCAAACAGAATCTGACCGCCATGATGGGATGTGAAATGGAGACCCATGGTTAAGATTCTTCTAACTTCTAGTGGTTTGACACTTGCTACCTGAAATAAATGTCAGAATACATTTGATTACATTGCCGTGTAGTCATAATATCTAAAAGCCAATGCAAATTACTTAGATTTTTACCGAGGAATGTTGCACTGTTTTGGTACCATTAGCAGAGAACTCTGCTATAACACTGTGATATTGACATGGCATTGCCCCATTATCAGATCCTAGTTTGGAAGGATCACATCCCACATCAGTGTTACATGAACATCTCCCTGAACATTCTGGCCATATAATCTTATCACAGTTGAAGGAGACAAAGAAGCGGCCGTTTTGCTGAAAGTTAGGATGAAAAGCTATTCCCATCATCCCCAACTCAACATCAGCATGTACTTGATCAGTCAAATCAAGAAAAGGGTTTGATTCATCAAGTTCCAATTTTGAGCCTGATCCCGGCTCTGGAACTGTTGCTAACCACGTCTTACCATCTTGGTTAGACAAGAAAACGCGGTTTGAACCATCAGGATGAGGTACCATATTAAGGTATGCTCCAGTTCCAACTTTCTCAAGGCAAAGACCACTTGATGGACTCGGAGTTTCAGAACTATTTAGTGAAACTGGTCCTCCATCAAAACATACAAGTCCATCTCCAGAAGCTCCACCAAATTCATTGCAGAAAGCACTCTTTGACAGCCATAAATAAGTAAGCTTGGACGTAGAATTAACTAGTCTTGCATCTCTACCttgcaaagaaaaaagagaactTGAAATGGATACATTATGGCATTCATCCCAAACTTTGGAACAAAAACTAATAGCAGCATGTTGGGACTGGGTTGAATTTGCTGAAACGGTGGAATTGCAAAGAACAGGAACTTTCTTTGGTTTCGATTCAACTCTGTATAGCTCTGATGAGAACTGATCacatctctgcaaagaatatcaagtatttaaccatgtaACACATAAACTGTCCCAAAGATTGTAGCAAATAACTGAAGGACACATATACATACTAGAGCAGTAAGTTTCATAGATGGCTAGCAGAAGTTAATACAGAAATAGGTGTACTGGCTTTACCGAGCAGAGTATTGATTTAAGAAGAGAAGCACAACCAGTATCAGAAACATTCATTGCTTTGAATTGATTCTGCAACTGCTGGTCTTCTGTGGCGTTACAGCAGACACTTCCATTGTATCGGCAGAAAGCAAGCGGAGCCTTCGGGGTAAATGGAGCTCCTACATCAATTAAAGCAAGcaaaaaataatgcaaaatgaaaggaaaatatgagCATTAAAATAGCAACTTCACATCCAATCTTTTACTAAATGCAGCATTGACTTCGAAGACACTCACTTAAATTAGTACTCAAGGGATGCGGAGTGGAATGATCAACAAGCAACATCATGTAGCAAAACAAGAATATGGTAGTAAGAACACCACCCATTTCTCAATATTGACAGATCAATCACATGCTCACAGCCTTTTCAACTTCTCCAATGGACAGTTCAAGGAACAAAGTTCCttcaatttaatattctcCAATGAATCCAGttgaaataaactaataaaaaacaatactGAGCATATCTAAATGCTGCACCAACTACTAAAAAAATCGTTTTTTCAACTCTTAATATGCCTATTGATTTCACATTGATCACTTAAATAAGTTgaatccaattcaaacaattattgttttataatattggCTAACTCTAACGATAATTGacaatatatgtatatttttaatcaacTAAATGCACAAAAGAGattttgcaaattaaaaaaatatatattaaaagggGTTTATACGCAAGGTTAAATGTCTCAAGTTGACTTTTGCTCGGAGAAtgaaacttaattaattaatgaagcGCCCAAAAAGTTGTTGAATTCAATGTCTAAAAGATTAACATCTtcaccaacaaagtgttggctccactggcaatggagtccccttaagttgcttgactgggtttgctccccagttcgagtcgcagggaagtcgcctttgttgggagaacctgtgcctcTCGGTTCGAGCGAGGACTTCTAGTCTGAGTTGTGttacgggcttaaaggtgcctcccacagttggggccctccccaggatacctcgtggtcaaaaccaaaaaaaaaaaaaaaaagattaacatcttcttcctttttttcttttttcttttttaatctcttgTTAGTTGTACTTTTCgaatctaattaaaaaaaaaatggtttacttgtaaataaatcaaaaaattgACTTCGTTGTTAACATCAAATTTGGAACCTCAATCTCGATTATTTTTTGTGAGGagaaattaggaaaaaaaaaaagagagagactCTTTGTCCGTCTGAAAGATAATCCATTTGGATTTgtttttaagaaaacaattatcaAACTTCCGTGTCCAAGTTGTTGCTCTTGGTCTGATAATTGTTTGTGCTTGCGGCGACTTTTTGCTGGTTTAGCTGTATCTCAATGCTGTTGCCTGTTTTGCTCGTCTAAAATGGGCCGTTGGAACTAATTCATATACATAGAAaaactacatttttttttataaataaagtaattttttaattactttatttttttaattgaaaaaaaaaatggtggcgCTGGACCTAATTTATGTAAGTAAAaaactacattttttttaaataaagtaatttcTTAATTGAGAAAAGGACAGCGAATCCCTTAAAGTTTGGGAGGAGGGACATAAAACCTCTTATCgtttttaaaaagatatataactctatttttattattaaatttcatttgttttaataataaatttatttttaatttacaattactattatatccctataataaataattcaatatattgACTTAAGACATGTCATTGATAACATGtataatgaaatcaacaactttttattttaaacttaaaattgaGTTGTAATTACATTTTCCCAAATTATTCActctaaattattaatatacttTTCCCAATGAtaagatgataaaaaaaatatgaataataggtaaaattaaaatcaaatttatcattGGGAAGGGCATGTTCATAAGTTAGAGTGAATAATTTGGGCAAAAGGTAATTACATCCtaattttaagtttcaaatgaaacattattaatttcattataccTATGATATGTCTTAagtcaatatttttaattatttattatagagACATAATagtatttgtaaattaaacataaatttactattaaaacaaatggaatttaataataaaaatggaggttatttgtctttttcaaaatgttaAAGGATTTTATGTCCTTTTTCCCAAACGTTAGAGGGATCATTATCTTTTTCCCTTCTTAATTTAACACTGTGTTAGAATTCAAAATACCAAGAAGATAACattgttttgtaattaatatatcttacaataaaaatgtatagataaaagaaataatagttttgaataaaaatttcattgaatTGAGAAGAGAATGAGAAACCTTCGCACCCATTTTATactttaaatacatgaaagtACTGAAATACTTCAAAATCCTAAGAGTACAGAAGAATTGTTATTTGACTCTATGATGAATGATTTCGGGTCTAGCGTTGGAGTATCAACAAAAGACTTTCCAAATTTTACCTTAAAATGTCGATTTGCTTGtgtatataataaatagaagagtcacaaaataaaatctcttCCAAAAGGCTCTTTAAATAAggcaaaataatattattttaattaaatatttcccTTCACCAAATTTAATCACCCTCCATTTTATCACTTCAACTGTTTCACTCAAAATCTTTGTTGCTAGGTAATTTTGCCTTGATTATAaatgttattgttgttgttatgttttaaatatgtttatcttttaataattctgTTGATGTGCTCttaatatgtttttttccATTATGTTTgaccatttttaatttaatggatgttaattaaaaaaactagtaattaataaattaaacatataataaaattataaaattacttgaaaacaTACaacaatttgaagaaaaaaatatttgatgtgaGATATGTACGAGATAATATTTAATagggtaaaaaaatattgttatatagctattaattttttgtgaaaagaaaaataaataataattatatttgttttctttctctctcaaataaaaatactaaaatattaataggAGAGAAAAAACTCACTAGACAATATTAAAGAGTGAGAATCatatcttatttaaagaatccTGATTGAAGTGTCTTTCGGAGTGTTTATGTCGCTCTTCAAATGAGAAGTAAAATCTTTTTTGAAGAGCCTTTTGATAATGCTCttagttaaattattttaagggTTTAATAATCTCCTGCTACATGTACATTTATAGTAATGTAcagttaatatttatttacatattacTTTTCATACAATAACTAATCACAAAAACTCCAAGATTGAAtctaaatcaataataaatactagaaattcaaataagaaatgaaggggattatatttaattaattcaacttCTAAAAGAAATTAGTATTGTATTAATCGTGTTTATGATTAATGGAGACGGAAGAGTTGGAGTTtgattagaattaaaaaaaagagagaaataatCATAACCATCAACACataatataaaaccttttcaaatttattaaaaaaaaaaaagtagaaagctcgtataaattaaacaaaccgCTAAAAACCACAATCAGCATTATATACAGTGAATCAAATTATGTGTACGTAGTAGAATTGGAATGCCGTCAACAAAAAAACCTCAACATGCATGTACACTTAATTACGATAGCTGTTCGTATCGCTTATTCAAGTAtgcaaaaacaagaaatcaaAAATAGCCTGTAGTATCATGAAACAAGAAatgcaaaaacaaataattgaaatgaaattaacTCAGTTTTACTCTATTATTTCTTCTAAGCTAGCTATTTCTATCCCGTCATTTTACGCGGATCAAACTGAAGCATTTTGCTGGATGAAGCACCACTCTTGTGCTTATTATTTGTAACAAGTTCGGGAAATTTTGAATCCTTTGATTCCGTATTGCTACTgcaaagcaaagaaaaaaattaatgtgttAATCAAAATTTCTGCGCAGTAAGAAAAATACCAGTTATTGTTTCGTAAACCCAATTTTTTGGAAGAGCCTTATTCTCAATTCTATCACCAAACTGTgtgcaaaattttcaaaatgtttaAATTATACTATACTATAGACgcaaaatttcaaagtagAGACAATAGCTGATGTGTATGACAATTGAGTAgactaatattatatatatatatatatatacgccATTGTTTTGGTATTGTACACGCCATGAAGTAGACTAATATTAATATCGAATGTGACAATAAATTATATACCTTGATGCATCAGAAACTTCTTTTGCTTTGGGTTCAAGATAGGGATTCCTGTCATGATCAGGAATAGTATGATCAAATGCCATAACACGATCATCATGAATAGAATTAATGCATTCCAATTCTTGCAGCGGAATGGGGATACCATGTGACGATGATGGACTCTGAATATCCAAAGGCATATTATTGAACATATAGCTATAATAATTAGGGTTTTGCTCGATCTTGATGAAGGGTtttacatcatcatcaatctcAACACAAAAATCATTGCCCTGctgattataaatatccaTATTGTTCATAGCCATGCCTAATTCTGAAGAGGTTGAAGCAAATGCGGCTTGCGTATGATTTTGGTAATGCCTCTTGCAAACCGCAAGCTGTGCGTTTACAAGCCGGAGCTCTTCCATGGATGCTTGCAACTGGTGATGGAGTCTAAAAGTAAGGCCAAAACAACCGTGTACAGGATACTCAGCTCGCATATTAGACTCAAAAATAACTGTGCTCATGGCTATATCTTTTTTGTCATCGTCTACACTGTCTAATATCTTTAAAACGCTGCTAACACCGTACAAACGATGGACATTCTGAAATGTTTTGGGTTGATTAGCAGGAAAGTATTTGGCGAGCTTGCAATTTTTCtcacattttcttctttggtATTTACATACAGCACAGGCTTGCTTTGTCCCTCCTTTTATTGTCATTTTGATGAGAGATGGCACAAGGCATAGTATGAAGAATAACTTCTGGAAAGGGATTATTAGATACAAAACAGGGTTCATTGATTCAAGATTTAgagaacaaaaagaattagTGAAGAAAACATGGGGTTCAAATGAGCAAGCATAAATTGTAAGAACAAAAATGgacaattgtaatttaaacttGCAATTTAAGTTGGTTCTAACTGAAATTTGATTAGGATTAGGACTTctatttgaaacaaaattagCTTAGAAAGAAGATCAAGGAAACTTCAAATATCATCTagaaggattttttttttcccctttggtGTGTAGTTATCACCACGTTCATgttcattattttaaattttgtgttagATAATTTTCTGTAATATTAAAACCCAAATTAAATTAGCAAGATGTAGAGGGTTAACTTAACtatatgaatttaaataaagtgcTTGTTTGGTATTATTTCTCTAcaagtgttttttcttttttaaatcaaagtacttttcaatttttttttactgaaaactataaaaaaaaaaaaaattctaggcCGAGAGAATTGAAAagctttctctttttttttttttgccgtttacaaaatttattctaaaatactttattatttcaccattttactttatccttcataaaataatctttaaaaatttatgttaaaatgaTCACACCATTTTTTACTATAAGAAATAATTgacaacaaattaaatcaaatgggccgtaattttctttcttattattaaaaatcttacTTATAAAAACCCCGctaatacaaaaatatatttgaaaaggCTTTAATTACTCAAACGGTTATCCCAAACAAAATACTATGACAGCCAAACAATAGAcgtgttatttttttgaaagaaaactGATTACTTGCAACCCTCTAGGCCTCTATTAACATAAGGTTTCTTTTATCTTAGGCTATTTTGATCATCAGATTAGAGGTGAGTTATCAACTTATCAAATAAAGTTTGATATGAAAGAATTCAAGTCCAATATTATCCTATCGATATCCTTAACTCGCATTGAGAATAttgcaaaatttgatttaatttactaTCACAATCAGATTTACttatgggtattttggtaatatttcatttttaatttaaaaatctgtGTAAAGGTACtaagtaaatttatataaataactaCAAgcaaatgtataaaaaaataagtaaaagttTCTTCCAATTATTTGAGGGTAGGTTGGGTGCATTTTAAACTCCATCATTTCTtccaattattattaaagtatcactaaaaagcttttaaattttatcctttaaatgATTATTTGCTTATCTAtatggcaaaaaaaaaatgaaaaaaaaaactttctcCCAAAAATCTTTTCAAATAGGAACAAGTTACAACgcttttatcaattaattatccTTCATTTTTTCTCAACAAATTCAATTAACCTTTGTTTTATCAGCCAaccattttaatcaaatatttttttttctaagtaaTTTTGTGTTGATTTTAAAAGTCATTGTCGTcgtcctcctcctcctcctcctcctcctcctcctcatcatcatcatcatcatcatcatcatcatcattatgttttaaatatgtttatcttttaataattgttgatgtgcttttaatatgttttttcttgttatgtttgtctatttttaatttaatgcatgctaattaaaaaaacaactagtaattaataaaataaacatataatattaattataaaattagttgaaaaCATACAACAATTTGAAGTAAAAAATATGCAGTGAGATGTGTATTAgtttaatgatatttataataggGTGAAAAAAATACCATTTAATagctgttattttttaaaggaaaaataaataataattataggCTTTATAgttgttttctctctctataaaaaattaagatattaatAGAAGAAGGAGAAACCCACTATAAATATTGGATAGGGAGAAGCATATCttagtatttaatatttaaagaatccCAATTGAAGTGCCTTTTAGAATGTTTAATGTTGATGTggttcttaaaataaaaaataaaattttatttgaatagcCTTTTAGTGAAACATTAAGATAGtgttattttagaaaaatcttGGAAGTAAACAAGAATGTCTTGTTATCACATATCTTGTAGTTGaagtctaaaaaaaaaaaatattcaatataatttttgaagtgCAAACAGTCTCacattgaaaaggaaaaaaaatatatattcaattttctagttatttcattagatttcaaataattaatatgattcAATCCCTTCACCATAAAAACTGGGTCGGATCTATCCAATTTTTACGTTGATTTAGTCTTGTCAAAGACGTTGTTATTATGAAATTTCTTTGAAGAATACTGTTGACAGAAAGTTtcaaatgttaataatattcgaccttcattaattttcatccaCTTGCTAAACTCATCGTCCAACTCCCATATCATGAATGTTCTAAGTCAACTCACTCCGGTCATCGTTGACAATTAAAACACCGTGTACTTTATTTCCTCTAatcaatcattttaaaaacctccAATTTGAACTaacagagaaaataaaaaattacaatcacCCATCTTCATTCTCCACTTCCTCTTTAAGAAACTCCAAAAAATTAATCGTTGCCTCttccttaattaaattattaatcgTACACaaacttcaaattttcaaattttatttcatatatcTAATTCAACCACTTGCAAATTCATCCAATTAATATACGGAATGTCAACACAAGAaaaccaatttattaaaacaaacaagatcATTTGAAGAtataagaaaacaagaaacaaaaatttcccACTTTCAATTTTTGGCATATAAGTTGTTGTAACATCAAACTCAACCTAGAGCGTTCGTCAATAAGCCCTAATAATGGAGTTCTTCAACAAAGCTAAAGCAGTGAGGCTAAGAAGTCACCTTGGCAAGTACTTAGTCGCAAACGATGACGA
It contains:
- the LOC102608345 gene encoding HIPL1 protein isoform X1, whose protein sequence is MGGVLTTIFLFCYMMLLVDHSTPHPLSTNLRAPFTPKAPLAFCRYNGSVCCNATEDQQLQNQFKAMNVSDTGCASLLKSILCSRCDQFSSELYRVESKPKKVPVLCNSTVSANSTQSQHAAISFCSKVWDECHNVSISSSLFSLQGRDARLVNSTSKLTYLWLSKSAFCNEFGGASGDGLVCFDGGPVSLNSSETPSPSSGLCLEKVGTGAYLNMVPHPDGSNRVFLSNQDGKTWLATVPEPGSGSKLELDESNPFLDLTDQVHADVELGMMGIAFHPNFQQNGRFFVSFNCDKIIWPECSGRCSCNTDVGCDPSKLGSDNGAMPCQYHSVIAEFSANGTKTVQHSSVASVKPLEVRRILTMGLHFTSHHGGQILFGPEDGHLYFMVGDGEGRGDPYNFSQNKKSLLGKIMRLDVDKIPSAKEISDLGLWGNYSIPADNPYSEDKQLQPEIWALGFRNPWRCSFDAERPSYFLCADVGQDEYEQVDIVTKGGNYGWRVYEGPFRYNPPSSPGGNTSASSINPIFPVMGYNHSEVNKTEGSASITGGYFYRSQTDPCMYGRYLYTDLYGAAVWAGTENPENSGNFSTAKLSVSCARDSPIQCDTVKGSSFPSLEFITSFGQDNRKDIYLLASNGVYRVVRPSCCNYTCSQENVTAFTPGSSGPSPSPSAAGRLSTVPLMKLLRLLLSCSLLLLFLTNS
- the LOC102608345 gene encoding HIPL1 protein isoform X2 produces the protein MKLTALRCDQFSSELYRVESKPKKVPVLCNSTVSANSTQSQHAAISFCSKVWDECHNVSISSSLFSLQGRDARLVNSTSKLTYLWLSKSAFCNEFGGASGDGLVCFDGGPVSLNSSETPSPSSGLCLEKVGTGAYLNMVPHPDGSNRVFLSNQDGKTWLATVPEPGSGSKLELDESNPFLDLTDQVHADVELGMMGIAFHPNFQQNGRFFVSFNCDKIIWPECSGRCSCNTDVGCDPSKLGSDNGAMPCQYHSVIAEFSANGTKTVQHSSVASVKPLEVRRILTMGLHFTSHHGGQILFGPEDGHLYFMVGDGEGRGDPYNFSQNKKSLLGKIMRLDVDKIPSAKEISDLGLWGNYSIPADNPYSEDKQLQPEIWALGFRNPWRCSFDAERPSYFLCADVGQDEYEQVDIVTKGGNYGWRVYEGPFRYNPPSSPGGNTSASSINPIFPVMGYNHSEVNKTEGSASITGGYFYRSQTDPCMYGRYLYTDLYGAAVWAGTENPENSGNFSTAKLSVSCARDSPIQCDTVKGSSFPSLEFITSFGQDNRKDIYLLASNGVYRVVRPSCCNYTCSQENVTAFTPGSSGPSPSPSAAGRLSTVPLMKLLRLLLSCSLLLLFLTNS
- the LOC102608637 gene encoding LOB domain-containing protein 3-like, with the protein product MNPVLYLIIPFQKLFFILCLVPSLIKMTIKGGTKQACAVCKYQRRKCEKNCKLAKYFPANQPKTFQNVHRLYGVSSVLKILDSVDDDKKDIAMSTVIFESNMRAEYPVHGCFGLTFRLHHQLQASMEELRLVNAQLAVCKRHYQNHTQAAFASTSSELGMAMNNMDIYNQQGNDFCVEIDDDVKPFIKIEQNPNYYSYMFNNMPLDIQSPSSSHGIPIPLQELECINSIHDDRVMAFDHTIPDHDRNPYLEPKAKEVSDASSSNTESKDSKFPELVTNNKHKSGASSSKMLQFDPRKMTG